A window of Sphingobacterium sp. SRCM116780 contains these coding sequences:
- a CDS encoding SusC/RagA family TonB-linked outer membrane protein, translated as MNKKLLLFCSGVMLSTSLWAQTKTISGKVTNASDGTSMSNVTVSIKGKTVKTQTNPDGSFTIKAEPGDTLIFSAIGAKESQQTVGSGSTINISLAGREEALQEVVVTAMGIKKEKKALGYAVQDIKADELMKNKTANVVNSLAGKIAGVNVTQSSGAAGAGAQIILRGGTSLERDNQPLFVVDGVIYDNSTVIGGNSSFDGAQATSSSNSNRVMDINPEDIDNVSVLKGPAAAALYGSRAAAGAIIITTKKGQDGRTEIGFSSRVSNNWVNRLPEQQGKYKRGYYNSAGALDTYTTQSWGEKFGADDVIYDNTKDFFQNSTIFDNSVNLSGGNKNGSFYLSGSRFDQKGIIPNTSFNKTTFRFNGDQKFGKLTVGANVGYSLANTDKTLTSAGLYGSGGTGALESLYGWSRSDDMKKYLNDDGTKYRMFEGLQPLEEDIENPYWTINRNILGDNTERITGSINANLPIYDWWNVSYRVGMDSYLTKNSTTLAEGGAVKKIWQDGMMSESDFKYNYWSSNLMSDFHKKVGDFDLGALVGFFSEQTKTTNNQRMGYHFEVDNFYSFENIAASNKQFRVNNATKRLFGLYGELRASYKNMLFLNVTGRNDWTSTLPVENRSYFYPSVGGSFVFTELLKDAGLDWLSFGKLRASWARVGKDANPYVTNTYLWRPIEYLGGIVGVGNNWQKGNPLLKPETTGSFEVGAELRFFGGRLGVDYAYYTNNSYNQILSPRLGQSTGYIFVSVNGGDIYNKGMELSLTGKPIAKQDFVWESTLNMSKNKGTVDNLLAGVNILYVTDVQVGNAKAASFNGGNFMGISGSKWTRTSDGKVVLDANTGMPTSDNQTTYHIGNREPKLTGGFNNSFTYKNFNLSFLLDFRIGGDIYNGTDYAMTINGMSKRSENRDELVLTGAVRNGGTEQAPIYDDKTFTFLADQFYDIKGVQTSGRKIIQDYWSDYYARESANFMTNTNWLRLRNVSMSYNFSNGVLKNAGISKVVKGLTATVTGTNLWLLTNYKGMDPETSAAGSGVTGSSSVGIDFNGVPNTAGVMFGLNFKF; from the coding sequence ATGAACAAAAAATTACTCTTATTCTGTTCGGGAGTGATGTTATCTACCAGTTTGTGGGCGCAAACGAAAACAATTTCGGGAAAAGTCACCAATGCATCAGATGGAACATCAATGTCGAATGTTACTGTTAGCATTAAAGGAAAAACAGTAAAGACACAAACCAATCCAGATGGAAGTTTTACCATTAAAGCCGAACCAGGTGATACTTTAATCTTTAGTGCTATTGGAGCAAAAGAATCACAACAAACAGTTGGTTCGGGTTCAACGATCAATATTTCTCTTGCTGGTCGTGAAGAAGCATTACAAGAAGTTGTCGTAACGGCAATGGGTATCAAGAAGGAGAAAAAAGCGTTGGGATATGCTGTCCAAGATATTAAAGCGGATGAGTTGATGAAGAATAAAACGGCCAATGTTGTCAACTCATTAGCAGGTAAAATAGCGGGTGTTAATGTAACGCAATCTTCGGGTGCTGCAGGTGCAGGAGCGCAAATTATTTTAAGGGGAGGTACTTCATTAGAACGAGATAATCAACCGCTATTTGTCGTAGATGGTGTTATTTATGATAACTCTACTGTAATAGGGGGAAATAGTAGTTTTGATGGTGCTCAGGCGACGTCATCTTCCAATAGCAATCGTGTGATGGATATTAATCCTGAAGATATTGATAACGTTTCCGTTTTAAAGGGGCCAGCAGCAGCAGCATTATATGGTTCCAGAGCTGCGGCAGGTGCAATAATCATCACAACTAAAAAAGGACAAGATGGTCGGACAGAAATTGGGTTCTCCAGTCGCGTTTCTAATAATTGGGTGAATAGACTGCCAGAGCAACAAGGCAAATATAAACGAGGGTATTACAATAGTGCAGGTGCACTTGATACCTATACCACACAATCTTGGGGAGAAAAATTTGGAGCAGATGATGTAATCTATGATAATACAAAAGATTTCTTTCAAAACTCAACTATATTTGATAACTCCGTAAATTTATCAGGTGGAAATAAAAATGGTTCGTTTTACTTATCAGGTTCTCGCTTTGATCAAAAAGGGATCATTCCAAACACAAGTTTCAATAAAACGACATTTAGATTTAACGGAGATCAAAAGTTTGGAAAATTAACAGTAGGGGCTAATGTTGGCTATTCCTTAGCGAATACAGATAAAACGTTGACTTCTGCTGGATTATATGGATCAGGCGGAACAGGTGCTTTGGAATCATTATATGGATGGTCTCGAAGCGACGATATGAAGAAATACCTCAACGATGATGGTACAAAATATCGGATGTTTGAAGGACTACAGCCCTTAGAAGAAGATATTGAAAATCCTTACTGGACAATTAATCGAAATATTCTTGGCGATAATACCGAACGTATTACGGGAAGTATCAATGCAAATCTACCAATTTATGATTGGTGGAATGTTTCCTACCGTGTAGGTATGGATAGTTACTTAACTAAAAATTCGACAACTTTAGCAGAAGGGGGAGCTGTAAAAAAAATATGGCAAGATGGAATGATGTCAGAGAGTGATTTTAAATATAATTACTGGTCATCTAACTTGATGTCTGATTTTCATAAAAAAGTAGGAGATTTTGATTTGGGTGCTTTAGTTGGATTCTTCTCAGAGCAAACGAAAACCACGAATAACCAACGAATGGGATACCATTTTGAGGTAGATAATTTTTATAGTTTTGAAAATATTGCTGCATCCAATAAACAGTTTAGAGTTAACAATGCTACAAAACGACTATTTGGTTTATATGGCGAATTGAGAGCTTCCTATAAAAACATGCTGTTTTTAAATGTTACGGGAAGAAATGATTGGACTTCTACTTTGCCAGTTGAAAACAGATCTTATTTCTATCCATCTGTTGGTGGTAGCTTTGTGTTTACAGAACTATTGAAAGATGCAGGATTAGATTGGTTGAGTTTTGGAAAATTGCGTGCTTCTTGGGCTAGAGTAGGTAAGGATGCAAACCCATACGTGACCAATACGTATCTATGGAGACCTATTGAGTACTTGGGAGGTATCGTTGGAGTGGGAAACAATTGGCAAAAAGGTAATCCTTTGTTGAAACCTGAAACGACAGGTTCATTTGAAGTAGGTGCAGAACTACGATTCTTTGGAGGAAGATTAGGAGTCGATTATGCTTATTACACGAATAATTCTTACAACCAGATTCTTTCTCCACGATTAGGTCAATCGACGGGATATATCTTTGTGTCTGTAAATGGAGGTGATATCTACAATAAAGGTATGGAACTGTCATTAACTGGAAAGCCTATTGCAAAGCAAGATTTTGTATGGGAGTCAACCTTGAACATGTCTAAGAATAAAGGAACTGTAGATAATTTATTGGCTGGAGTTAATATTCTTTACGTAACTGATGTTCAGGTAGGAAACGCGAAAGCGGCGTCTTTCAATGGCGGAAACTTTATGGGTATATCGGGATCTAAATGGACACGTACGTCAGATGGTAAAGTAGTTTTAGATGCCAATACAGGAATGCCGACGAGTGATAATCAAACAACTTATCATATTGGTAACCGTGAACCGAAACTGACCGGCGGATTCAATAATAGTTTTACATATAAAAACTTCAATCTATCATTCTTGTTGGATTTTCGTATTGGTGGAGATATTTACAATGGAACAGATTATGCCATGACGATCAATGGTATGAGTAAACGTTCAGAAAACAGAGATGAATTAGTTTTGACTGGAGCAGTTCGCAACGGGGGTACAGAACAAGCTCCTATTTATGACGATAAAACCTTTACCTTTTTAGCAGATCAATTTTATGATATTAAAGGCGTACAGACAAGTGGAAGAAAAATCATTCAAGATTACTGGAGTGATTATTATGCCAGAGAAAGTGCAAACTTTATGACTAACACAAATTGGTTGCGATTACGGAATGTTTCCATGTCTTATAATTTTTCAAACGGAGTGCTTAAAAATGCAGGAATCTCGAAGGTTGTAAAAGGCTTAACTGCGACTGTAACAGGAACAAATCTATGGTTGTTGACAAATTATAA